A window of Zingiber officinale cultivar Zhangliang chromosome 5A, Zo_v1.1, whole genome shotgun sequence contains these coding sequences:
- the LOC121981275 gene encoding geranylgeranyl pyrophosphate synthase, chloroplastic-like: MASLMNLHICCNAAVSRAQHSSASSDAGRPVLLAVPFGRPTATSAAPHRRRVPPLPHVMEVETSPAPALEPAVSTDFDFRGYMLEKAAVVDCALDAAVPLAHPYRIHEAMRYSLLAGGKRVRPVLCLAACEVAGGADAWAMPAAVSLEMIHTMSLIHDDLPCMDDDDLRRGRPSCHRAFDEATAVLAGDALLALAFGHLANPASYPTDRSVPPDRIVRAVGELSRCVGSEGLVAGQVADLEATGVGAPVTLDHLEFIHLHKTAALLEASVVLGAIVGGASDDQIERLRKYARSIGLLFQVVDDILDVTKSSEELGKTAGKDLASDKTTYPKLLGLDESKEFAVKLLKAATEQLAGFDPIKAAPLLHLANYIAYRQK; the protein is encoded by the coding sequence ATGGCTTCTTTGATGAACCTTCATATCTGCTGTAACGCTGCGGTCTCCAGGGCCCAACACTCCTCCGCCTCCTCCGATGCCGGCCGTCCTGTGCTGCTGGCAGTGCCCTTCGGGAGGCCGACTGCTACCTCGGCCGCGCCCCACCGCCGCCGCGTCCCGCCGCTGCCCCATGTTATGGAGGTCGAAACCTCCCCCGCCCCTGCCCTTGAGCCGGCCGTGTCGACGGACTTCGATTTCAGGGGTTACATGCTGGAGAAAGCCGCGGTCGTCGATTGCGCTCTCGACGCGGCCGTCCCGCTGGCGCACCCGTATCGGATCCACGAGGCGATGCGCTACTCCCTCCTCGCCGGCGGCAAGCGCGTGCGCCCCGTTCTGTGCCTCGCGGCCTGCGAGGTCGCCGGCGGTGCGGACGCCTGGGCGATGCCGGCGGCTGTGTCCTTGGAGATGATCCACACCATGTCCCTCATCCACGATGACCTCCCCTGCATGGATGACGATGACCTCCGCCGCGGCCGCCCTTCTTGCCACCGTGCCTTTGACGAGGCCACGGCCGTCCTCGCTGGCGACGCCCTCCTTGCCCTCGCTTTCGGCCACCTGGCCAATCCCGCGTCGTATCCTACCGATCGATCTGTGCCTCCGGACCGGATCGTGCGTGCCGTTGGCGAGCTCTCCCGCTGCGTCGGCTCCGAGGGCCTCGTCgcgggccaggtggccgacctcGAGGCCACGGGCGTCGGAGCCCCCGTCACTCTCGACCATCTCGAGTTCATCCACCTCCACAAGACCGCTGCTCTTTTAGAGGCTTCGGTCGTCCTCGGCGCCATTGTAGGCGGCGCCTCCGACGACCAGATTGAGAGGCTGAGGAAGTACGCCAGGTCCATTGGCCTACTGTTCCAAGTAGTCGACGACATCCTCGACGTGACCAAGTCATCGGAGGAGCTGGGAAAGACGGCAGGGAAGGATCTGGCCAGCGATAAAACTACATACCCAAAGCTGCTGGGACTGGACGAGTCCAAGGAATTCGCCGTCAAACTGTTGAAAGCCGCCACGGAGCAGCTCGCCGGGTTCGATCCAATAAAGGCAGCACCTTTGCTACATTTAGCAAATTACATCGCCTACCGCCAGAAGTAG